CCATATTCCTTTGCAGCTTCAAACATTGCTACAATATTTTGAGGTGGTACTTCAGCTTGAATATTATGAATTGGAGCAAAAATAAATCCTCCACCTGGTGCTAAATCTAGTATTCTTTTTCTTACTTCAAGTCTAACCTCTTTAACACTTCCATAAGGTAAAATCCATTGGCTATCGCAACCACCTCCCCAAAATGTTATCTTGTCTCCAAATTCTTCTTTTAACACTTTTGTATCCATATCTTTTGCAGAGACTTGA
This genomic window from Nitrososphaerota archaeon contains:
- a CDS encoding uroporphyrinogen decarboxylase family protein — encoded protein: PKIYREMIKPFHKKLDDFIKSKADVYINFHTCGSIYKLLPDIIDTGIDAINPVQVSAKDMDTKVLKEEFGDKITFWGGGCDSQWILPYGSVKEVRLEVRKRILDLAPGGGFIFAPIHNIQAEVPPQNIVAMFEAAKEYGKYPIKKSEY